The Rickettsiales bacterium genome contains the following window.
ATGTGGGTGCAAATTTATTTCTTGGTGCCTCAGTTGATGATTTGCCTTCATTAAAAGGTGTTTCGGGTGGTGAAAATATCTCCCAAGCTGAATTAGGTGCTGTGGCCTCAACCGCAACACCAATTAATGTTGAGATGCAACAAGAAAGAGGTAATGGAGTTGTTAGTTAGTTAGAAAATTAGATTAACTATCCAGCAAATCAATTTTTTCCTCATGGTTTGTGAGTTTATTCACAGCGTCAATATATGCTTTTGCGGAGGCGATAGTTGTATCAATATCAGATGCCGAGCCGTTGAAAAGTGCGGCCGATTTATTATCACGCAAACGAACTAAAACTTCGGCTTGAGAATCAATCCCTTCTGTAACAGCAGTTACATCATAAAGAACAAGGCGGGCATCTACATCAATCAGTTTTTTAATTGCCTTAAATATTGCATCAATAGGCCCTTGACCATTACTTTCAGCGGTTTTTTCAGAACCATTTATTTTAAGTGTAACAGAAGCCTTCTGCCCTTTACTGCCACAAGAAACATCAAGCGATACAAATTTAATTCCATCTTTACTTTTTTCACCATGGCGAGTTTCCTCACCAACTAAAGCAACGATATCTTCATCAAAAACATCTTTCTTTTTATCAGCTAAATCTTTGAATTTTTCAAAATATTCATCAAGCCTAGTTTCATCTATGATAAGGTTTAACTCTTTAAGTTTATCTTTGAAGGCAGCTCTGCCAGAGTGCTTGCCCATCACTAATTTATTGCGAGTTAAGCCGATAGATTCTGGCTTCATAATCTCATAAGTTTCAGCGTGCTTAAGAACGCCATCTTGGTGAATGCCTGATTCATGAGCAAATG
Protein-coding sequences here:
- a CDS encoding alpha-isopropylmalate synthase regulatory domain-containing protein gives rise to the protein KTRNDILPFHIDVKSEYIMRASKLVTNITGLQVQANKAIVGANAFAHESGIHQDGVLKHAETYEIMKPESIGLTRNKLVMGKHSGRAAFKDKLKELNLIIDETRLDEYFEKFKDLADKKKDVFDEDIVALVGEETRHGEKSKDGIKFVSLDVSCGSKGQKASVTLKINGSEKTAESNGQGPIDAIFKAIKKLIDVDARLVLYDVTAVTEGIDSQAEVLVRLRDNKSAALFNGSASDIDTTIASAKAYIDAVNKLTNHEEKIDLLDS